TGCTTACTTCTATCGTAAACCTGCCGAAAGAAATTATTTCCGCCAAAAACAAACTCTTATGGACGTCCGTAGACTGTGTGAATATAGGGGTGAAACATAAGAATTTAAAGAAAGGAGTCCATTGGATTTATTTCCCGGAAAAGGAATTTGCTTTTTACCGCACGGGCTTCTATCACAATTTCACAAAAAAAGCAGTACCGGACAAATGCAGTTCCATGTACGTAGAAGTGTCTTACAAACCGGATAAAAAACCGAGCCGGGTTTCAATCATAAAAAAAGTCATATTGGGTTTAAGGCGCTCGGGAATAATTGACGATAAATGTACAATTCTTAAAACCCAGGTGCTTTCAATGCCTTATGCCTATGTCATCTATGATAAAAACCGCACTAAGGCGCTGGAAACAATAAATTCATTTCTAAAGAAAAAAAACATTTATTCCATAGGCCGTTACGGCGCCTGGAAATATTCTTATATTGAAGAATCGATCCTTGACGCTAAAGCAACCGCGGAACTAATTTTAAAAAATGAATAAAAAAATAAAAGTCGCTCACATTATTACTATGTTAGAATTGGGCGGCGCCCAAAACAACACATTGTACACTGTCCAAAACCTTGATAAGGACAAGTTTGACGTTGTTTTAATTTCCGGTGCCGGCGGAATTCTCGATCAAGAAACGGCGAAACTGGCTAATGTAAAAGTTATCTTTATTAAAAACTTACTAAGGCAAATTAACCCTTTTAATGATTTCTTTGCCTTAATGAGTTTGATTTCTATACTGAAGAAAGAAAAACCTGATATTGTTCATACTCATTCTTCAAAAGCAGGGATATTGGGAAGATTTGCCGCCAAAATTGCCGGAGTCCCTAAAATAGTTCACACCTTCCATGGATTTGGTTTTAATGATTTTCAGACTCCGTTAATAAGGAACATCTACATCTTTTCCGAAAAATTAACTTCATTAGTGTCTAATAAGCTAATATTTGTTTCTGAACAAAACATGAGTACAGCCGGCTTTTATAAAATCGGGAAGAAAACCGATTATTTACTGGTAAGAAGCGGAATTAAATTGTCAAACTACCGTAATATTAAAATAAATACCCTGGCTAAAAAGAGGGAATTGGGACTGCAGGAAAATTCCAAAATTATTACCACGATAGGCCCTTTTAAACCGCAAAAAAATTTAATTGACTTTATAAAAGTGGCAAAGAATGTTTCCGAAAAATTAACCGATGTTATTTTTTTAATTATTGGCGACGGGCAGCAAAGAAATATACTTGAAGAAGAGATCAGGAAACTGAAATTGACAGGCAAGGTGCTATTGCTCGGATGGAGAAACGATATAAACGAAATACTTGCTATAACAGATATTTTTTCAATGACATCTCTTTGGGAAGGGCTGCCCCGTTCAGCTGTTGAAGCCCTGGTAAGCGGAAAGCCCGTAATTGCTTATTCTATTGACGGAAATAATGATATAATTAAAAACGGATATAACGGTTTTTTAACAAAGCCGAAAGACATCGACGCACTTTCTGAAAATATTATCAAATTATTGAAAGACGAAAAACTCTTGAATAATTTGTCTCAAAACGCAAAGAATTCAATTGACGGAACTTTTGACATTGATTACATGGTAAAGCAGCAGGAAAACCTATATACAAACCTAATAAAGGAAAGATAAGCTATATTTGACAAAATTACATTATTTTGTTAAATTGAACAGACCAAATCGCAGGTAAATTAAATAAATTCGGAGAATATTGTGCAAAAAACATACAATATAACATTAATTCCGGGAGACGGTACAGGCCCCGAACTTTCTGAAACAGTTCAAAGAGTACTTGAAGCGACAGGCGTAAAAATAGAATGGGATGTTGTAATTGCCGGCCAAACAGCTCTTGAAAAATTCGGTACACCCTTACCGGATAATGTTTTAACGTCAATAAAGAAAAACAAAGTAGCCCTTAAAGGGCCGTTAACTACTCCGATAGGCACGGGTTTTCGTTCAGTAAACGTTGCACTACGGCAACTCTTAAACCTCTATGCTTGTGTCAGG
The sequence above is drawn from the Elusimicrobiota bacterium genome and encodes:
- a CDS encoding glycosyltransferase family 4 protein — translated: MNKKIKVAHIITMLELGGAQNNTLYTVQNLDKDKFDVVLISGAGGILDQETAKLANVKVIFIKNLLRQINPFNDFFALMSLISILKKEKPDIVHTHSSKAGILGRFAAKIAGVPKIVHTFHGFGFNDFQTPLIRNIYIFSEKLTSLVSNKLIFVSEQNMSTAGFYKIGKKTDYLLVRSGIKLSNYRNIKINTLAKKRELGLQENSKIITTIGPFKPQKNLIDFIKVAKNVSEKLTDVIFLIIGDGQQRNILEEEIRKLKLTGKVLLLGWRNDINEILAITDIFSMTSLWEGLPRSAVEALVSGKPVIAYSIDGNNDIIKNGYNGFLTKPKDIDALSENIIKLLKDEKLLNNLSQNAKNSIDGTFDIDYMVKQQENLYTNLIKER